DNA from Pseudoalteromonas marina:
TATTATAAGCGTCTGAGTTTTCAACTCTAAGCGTTGCAAAAATATTATGTTTATTAAAAAGCGTATAGTTTACTTTGCCAAATACTTGTCTATTAGTTGAATCAAAACCAATAGTTGGTGTTGCTCCCTCGGGTAAATCATAGTCAATTTTTGTATAGCTATACCCTAGTTCTGTACTTAGGTTATTCAGCGGTTGCCAGGTTGCAACTATATCAAACCCGTTAGTTGTTGTTTCACCCTGCGAAACAATATCAAGATCGACACGAGTTTGAGTAAGCGCAAATGCGGCTTGTTCAAATTGACCGAGCTGAAAAGAACGTATAGCAGGCAGAAACTGATTGGGATCGGTGTTAAATCTAATCGCTGCTATATTATCGGCATCTGTATGGAATGCGGACAAATCGAGAGAGGTGTTATTTCCTTCAAAGCGGTAGCCTAACTCGTATGAGACGTAGTTTTCTGATTCAACTTTGTCGTTGCCATTGAGGTAAGTGGCAATCGCATATTCATCAATAGCTTTAATGCCAGTACTTCCACCAAGCGCCTCTTCTACAACTGTCCCATTCACTTTATAGTCATCATTAAACTCTATCAGGGTAGGTGTACGTACACTTCTAGATATAGCGCCCCATATTAGATGGCGCTCTTGTGGCTTATAGATAACCCTAGCCGATGGTTGGTTTTCCCAGCCAGTTAAATCATTGTGGTCGAGCCTAGTGCCGACAACTAAATCAAGATAATTGGGTATAACATTATATTGGGCTTGGATTAATCCACCATATTGTTGAAGATTGTCTAGGTCTTTATTACTGTCTAAAAATACACTTTCCTCGAAAGATATTTTGTTATATCTGTAATTCAAGCCCCAATCGAGCTGCAAAGAGTCATATAAAAAGTTCATTTGGTAGTCTATATCTATAGATTCAAAGTTTTCTTTTATATATGTTTGGTTGCCACTTTGCTTTAGCCATGACACTTGCAACATTTGGTTTGCGTCGGGAGATATTCTATTTTCTAGACGCGCCATAACACGAGAATCAGTACGTGATAAGTCCCCAGAAAATGAAACGTTTCTATTGGTCTCGTCAATAACTCCACGGTAGTTTTGGCCTAAGTTAGAGTGTGTAACATCTCCTTGTATTAAAGCAGACCATTCGTCACTTGGTGTAAAGTCAGCACGCAAACCCAAAGAATGTTGTTTGGCTGTGTCGCTAGGCGTGAGTGAAATCCCTTTTTTTGACTCATTAGCATCTTTTACATGACCATAAATACGGTAACTGCCTTTATTACTTAAGTCGCCGCCATATCGCGCGTTAGCATCAATATTTATTTGATTACCGGTAGTCGCATTCGCGTAGGCACCACGAGTATCAATACTGTTTTTAGTAATAATATTGATCACACCATTATTTGCATTTGTGCCCCACAGTAGGCCGCCTTGACCGCGAATAACTTCTATTCGTTCTATATCATAAAGTGGGACATTCAGTGTTTCCCAATAGACAGCTGCAAATTTAGGTGTATATAAGCTTTGCCCATCAACCATAACTAAAAGCTTACTTGAAAATCGAGACGCAACACCGCGCGAAGAGATTGCCCATTGATTATTATCAAGTTGCCTAACGATAAGTCCAGGTACCATTTTTAATGCTTCTGGTACTGAGTTTGCGCCAGATCTATTAATTTGCTCTTTACTTAAAACATAAATAGACGAGGCGGTATCAAATGCAGATTGAGCTCTCTTCATTGCAGACGTTACTTGAACATCCATTTCCATTAATGCGCTAAGGTCGAGCTCAGCATCTTCAAAAGGGTCTGCAATTACAAGCGGTGATAAAAACAATAATGGCCATAGTGATTGATGCGAAATTTTCACTAAGGAACTCCTACCTAGTCATAAGTTATATAAGCGAAATTGCTTTTCTTAAACATTTTAAGAACATTACATTAACATTGTGAATGGTGTAAATATAGCAAAAATACGCTGCTACTTTTTATGTGAGCCTTTAACTTTTTTCAATATATCATTAGCTTATAAAGTAACCATAACTAAAAAATACCATAGCTAACGTATACACGGCTTCATTAAAATTAATTTTAAATGATTAATAATATATATTATCTTTAAACAAAAGTATTAAGTCCATGTTTAATTGTTTTTTTATCAACCAAAAGCGGATGATTTTTACACTTAACGTAAGTTCATAAAGTTAATTTAACAAAAAAGTAGCTTTGACTTATTTTATATTTTGAGGTGTTGAAAGCAGTAAGTGCATCACAAGGCTTATCAAAACTGGTTCAGCGTTGAAAAATAAATTAACCTTACTTTATTAACCTTTAATAAGATTATTTTTATATGAGTTTTATTTTTTCTGCACTGCTAGCTAGCATTCCTGCTTTACCTGAGCCTGTTGCAAACAACGCAGTAGCTAAAGTTACAGCGCAAAATAACACCTATTTCTTAAGCTTTATGGGCTTAGCTTCAAATAAACAATTTAGTGATGTACATAATAAAGTGTGGGCATTAAAGCTGGGAGAAAGCCAATGGCAGGCTAAATTGGCAGTACCTTCTAGCTTGCCAATTAAGGGGCGTTTAGCAAGTACAGCGGTTGGTATAGGCAAATACGCTTATGTATTTGGTGGCTACACTGTTGCTGCAGATCACACGGAAATATCGAGCCCCGACGTGTATAAATACAATATAACCACAAATAGCTATACGCAACTCAAGTCTATGCCAGTCCCAGTAGATGACAGCGTGGCGCTAAGCTACAAAGAGCGTTACATATACCTTATTAGCGGTTGGCATAACGATGGCAACGTAAATTTAGTGCAAGTATACGATACTAAAAACAATACATGGCAGCAGGCGTCGCCTTTTTTAGGTGAGCCTGTATTTGGCCAAGCGGCTGCAATTAGTGGTAATACTATTGTTATTTGCGATGGCGTAAAAACCCAAGCAAACCCAAGTTCACGCCGCTCGTTTTCAGGGGTTGCACAATGTTTAAAAGGCACAATAAATGCCAACAACCCACAAAAAATAGATTGGCGAACGCTGCCACACCCAACAGGCGAAGCACATTATCGTATGGCTGCTACAAGCTATAATGGCCATATTTACATGCTAGCTGGCTCAAGCAACCCCTATAATTACGATGGCATTGGTTATAACAAACAGCCAGCTCCAGCAAGTCGTCATGTATGGCGCTTTAATATTAAAAATAATACATGGCAAGTAATGCAGCCACTTAAAACTGCAACGATGGATCACCGAGGCTTACTAGAGCATAACGGTATTTTATATCGTATTGGTGGAATGAATAACCAACAGCAAGTTATTAATGATGTGCTAGGTTACGAGGTCAAATAATGAATACGCTTTATATTACCGGCGCAGGGGTAAGCGCGGCTAGTGGTATACCTACGTTTAGAGGGGAAGAAGGCTTTTGGACTATAGGCAGTAAAAACTATACGCCTATGGAAATGGCAACGCGCGCAATGTATCAAAATAATCCGCGTGAGTTTTTGGCTTGGTATTACAACCGTTTTGCAACGTATCGTAACCATGGCCCTAATGACGTGCATCATTGGTTGAGTGATAAAAACTTAATAACCCAAAATATAGATGGGCTTGATGGCAAAGCCGGTAACAAAAATTACATTGCTATACACGGCAGGCTCGATCAGATGACGCTATTTCATGAGCAAGGCGAAGCTGTTGAGCCGCTGATGACCCCGTGGGATAGTGTAGATGAAAGCCGCCGGCATGAATCTCTTTTTGAGCTGTTTAACATTCAAAACCAAACACCTGAGCTTAACCATTCGTTTAAGCCTTTTGTGTTGTTGTTTGATGAATTTTACACCGAGCTTTACAGAATAACCCAAGCACAGCAGCGAATGCTCAACGCTGATAAAATTGTATTTATGGGCACCTCGTTTAGTGTAAATATCACCCAAATGGCATTAGAAATAGCCCGTACTTATAACATACCTATCGAGGTGGTCGATCCTAATCTTGCTCACATACTACACCCAAATGTAAGTTATAAAAAAATGACCGCGCTTGAGTACATTCAAAAGT
Protein-coding regions in this window:
- a CDS encoding TonB-dependent receptor plug domain-containing protein, whose amino-acid sequence is MKISHQSLWPLLFLSPLVIADPFEDAELDLSALMEMDVQVTSAMKRAQSAFDTASSIYVLSKEQINRSGANSVPEALKMVPGLIVRQLDNNQWAISSRGVASRFSSKLLVMVDGQSLYTPKFAAVYWETLNVPLYDIERIEVIRGQGGLLWGTNANNGVINIITKNSIDTRGAYANATTGNQINIDANARYGGDLSNKGSYRIYGHVKDANESKKGISLTPSDTAKQHSLGLRADFTPSDEWSALIQGDVTHSNLGQNYRGVIDETNRNVSFSGDLSRTDSRVMARLENRISPDANQMLQVSWLKQSGNQTYIKENFESIDIDYQMNFLYDSLQLDWGLNYRYNKISFEESVFLDSNKDLDNLQQYGGLIQAQYNVIPNYLDLVVGTRLDHNDLTGWENQPSARVIYKPQERHLIWGAISRSVRTPTLIEFNDDYKVNGTVVEEALGGSTGIKAIDEYAIATYLNGNDKVESENYVSYELGYRFEGNNTSLDLSAFHTDADNIAAIRFNTDPNQFLPAIRSFQLGQFEQAAFALTQTRVDLDIVSQGETTTNGFDIVATWQPLNNLSTELGYSYTKIDYDLPEGATPTIGFDSTNRQVFGKVNYTLFNKHNIFATLRVENSDAYNTDRYTTMDITWNYQINQIWSTALSGKNLFAGSHIEYNNTRETYTLPNYIDECITFSIKASF
- a CDS encoding Kelch repeat-containing protein encodes the protein MSFIFSALLASIPALPEPVANNAVAKVTAQNNTYFLSFMGLASNKQFSDVHNKVWALKLGESQWQAKLAVPSSLPIKGRLASTAVGIGKYAYVFGGYTVAADHTEISSPDVYKYNITTNSYTQLKSMPVPVDDSVALSYKERYIYLISGWHNDGNVNLVQVYDTKNNTWQQASPFLGEPVFGQAAAISGNTIVICDGVKTQANPSSRRSFSGVAQCLKGTINANNPQKIDWRTLPHPTGEAHYRMAATSYNGHIYMLAGSSNPYNYDGIGYNKQPAPASRHVWRFNIKNNTWQVMQPLKTATMDHRGLLEHNGILYRIGGMNNQQQVINDVLGYEVK
- a CDS encoding SIR2 family NAD-dependent protein deacylase → MNTLYITGAGVSAASGIPTFRGEEGFWTIGSKNYTPMEMATRAMYQNNPREFLAWYYNRFATYRNHGPNDVHHWLSDKNLITQNIDGLDGKAGNKNYIAIHGRLDQMTLFHEQGEAVEPLMTPWDSVDESRRHESLFELFNIQNQTPELNHSFKPFVLLFDEFYTELYRITQAQQRMLNADKIVFMGTSFSVNITQMALEIARTYNIPIEVVDPNLAHILHPNVSYKKMTALEYIQKF